A stretch of the Streptosporangium sp. NBC_01755 genome encodes the following:
- a CDS encoding FAD-binding oxidoreductase, whose protein sequence is MTAISELVAALAPERVLTDSDVTDAYARDRTFLEPGRPLAVVLAHTRDDVVAVMRWATRHRVPVVPRGAGTGLAGGATAIEGCVVLALHRMAAIRELSPDDEIAVVEPGVITADLDRAAREHGLMYAPDPSSYEISTIGGNLATNAGGLRCVKYGVTRDSALGLEVVLADGRVINTGRRTVKGVTGYDLTGLFVGSEGTLGIITAATVRLRRAPSVYPATIAAEFASLREAAAAVSAIIAAGCEPSLLELLDRNTLKAIDDWRNIGLEESTRAMLIAQSDAVDGPAVSERMAELCTANGAAFVAVSSSAQEAEQLIGVRRMAYEAKERLGKCLVEDVCVPRSLLPDMIEKIEAIAAKHSVLITTVAHAGDGNLHPVFVFDKALAEPPPEVWAAADELFRETLKMGGTLTGEHGVGLLKQRWLSMETGPVTEEIHHGIKRVFDPLGILNPGKAI, encoded by the coding sequence GTGACCGCTATCTCCGAACTCGTCGCAGCGCTGGCACCGGAGAGGGTGCTGACGGACTCCGACGTGACCGACGCCTATGCCCGGGACCGGACCTTTCTGGAACCCGGGAGACCTCTGGCCGTGGTGCTGGCGCACACCAGGGACGACGTGGTCGCCGTGATGAGATGGGCCACCAGGCACCGGGTTCCCGTGGTGCCCCGGGGTGCCGGGACCGGCCTGGCCGGCGGGGCGACCGCCATCGAGGGGTGCGTCGTACTGGCGCTGCACAGGATGGCGGCCATCAGGGAACTCTCCCCCGACGACGAGATCGCCGTGGTCGAGCCTGGGGTCATCACCGCCGACCTGGACCGGGCCGCCCGCGAGCACGGGCTGATGTACGCCCCCGACCCCTCCTCCTACGAGATCTCCACCATCGGCGGCAACCTGGCGACCAACGCGGGCGGCCTGCGGTGCGTGAAGTACGGCGTGACCCGCGACTCGGCACTCGGCCTGGAGGTCGTGCTCGCGGACGGGCGGGTGATCAACACCGGCAGGCGCACCGTGAAGGGCGTGACGGGGTACGACCTGACCGGCCTGTTCGTCGGCTCCGAGGGGACGCTCGGGATCATCACCGCGGCGACGGTGCGGCTGCGCAGAGCGCCGTCGGTCTACCCGGCGACGATCGCGGCCGAGTTCGCCTCCCTCAGGGAGGCGGCCGCCGCCGTCTCCGCGATCATCGCGGCCGGGTGCGAGCCGTCCCTGCTGGAGCTGCTCGACCGGAACACGCTCAAGGCCATCGACGACTGGCGGAACATCGGGCTGGAGGAGTCGACCCGGGCGATGCTGATCGCGCAGTCGGACGCGGTGGACGGCCCGGCCGTCTCCGAGCGCATGGCGGAACTCTGCACCGCCAACGGCGCGGCCTTCGTGGCGGTGTCGTCGTCGGCGCAGGAGGCCGAGCAGCTGATCGGGGTCCGGCGGATGGCGTACGAGGCCAAGGAACGGCTGGGCAAGTGCCTGGTGGAGGACGTGTGCGTGCCACGCTCTCTGTTGCCCGACATGATCGAGAAGATCGAGGCGATCGCGGCCAAACACAGCGTGCTGATCACCACGGTCGCCCACGCGGGCGACGGCAACCTGCACCCCGTCTTCGTCTTCGACAAGGCCCTGGCCGAACCGCCGCCCGAGGTGTGGGCGGCGGCCGACGAGCTTTTCAGGGAGACCCTGAAGATGGGGGGCACGCTCACCGGCGAGCACGGTGTCGGTCTGCTGAAACAGCGTTGGCTGTCCATGGAGACCGGGCCGGTCACCGAGGAGATCCACCACGGGATCAAGCGGGTCTTCGACCCGCTCGGCATCCTCAACCCCGGCAAGGCCATCTGA
- a CDS encoding serine/threonine protein kinase, whose amino-acid sequence MEPLTAEDPPRLGSFELTGRLGEGGQGIVYLGRGPEGEQVAVKLLHHGLAGDPEARARFLREVSVAQRVARFCTASVLHADLAGSRPYIVSEYVPGPSLRQLVDSQGPRRGASLERLAVSTATALSAIHRAGILHRDFKPANVLMGPEGPVVIDFGIARALDSPGMTATGVAMGTPSYLAPEQLGPGEVTPAADVFAWGVTMVFAATGTPAFGQDSIPVVINRILNTEPELGALEGELRELVAACLSKDPALRPTAEQLVNRLMGTAPTTPVRRPAPLTGPAPDPGHMSAAAMWQSGQRQDGPPAGGPGDIAPGQSGPGHGGPGHGGSGQDGSGRRKARGPVGLLLTGVAVVATLGVAAAGTVTVLQNDEKTAVARAGAASAAAETSRPAPASVTDGPPTAGKKPPLPSEIGEDAEEVSPITPPPSRRIARPSSRPAENPNSDAGKPTREPTRPPSRTPNPAAGTAKPTPSANPSDPDNAIKPSSASEPTSKPTPKPTTARPTARPTTTVKPSPKPTPQKPNPYTATGVCGSGYKVVNSRALGGVATIYLLYNSAAGKNCVVTMSRYVVPAKVAMNAILQVQGGSSGSNPGRFTVYAGPVRLSAAKKCVIWGGSHGSLSWKSGWSHCG is encoded by the coding sequence ATGGAACCACTCACAGCGGAGGATCCCCCGCGCCTGGGATCGTTCGAGCTGACCGGGCGGCTCGGGGAGGGCGGGCAGGGGATCGTCTACCTCGGGCGGGGGCCGGAGGGCGAGCAGGTCGCCGTCAAGCTTCTCCACCACGGGCTGGCCGGCGACCCCGAGGCCAGGGCCCGCTTCCTGCGCGAGGTGTCGGTCGCGCAACGGGTGGCCCGGTTCTGCACCGCCTCCGTGCTCCACGCCGACCTCGCCGGCAGCCGTCCGTACATCGTGAGCGAGTACGTCCCGGGTCCGTCCCTGCGCCAGCTGGTCGACAGCCAGGGGCCGCGGCGCGGCGCCTCCCTGGAACGTCTCGCCGTCAGTACGGCCACCGCGTTGTCGGCGATCCACCGCGCGGGCATCCTGCACCGTGATTTCAAGCCCGCCAACGTACTGATGGGCCCCGAGGGCCCGGTGGTGATCGACTTCGGTATCGCCAGAGCCCTGGACTCTCCGGGGATGACCGCGACCGGGGTGGCGATGGGGACCCCTTCCTATCTCGCGCCCGAGCAGCTCGGGCCGGGCGAGGTGACGCCCGCGGCCGACGTGTTCGCCTGGGGCGTCACGATGGTCTTCGCCGCGACCGGCACGCCCGCGTTCGGCCAGGACTCCATCCCCGTCGTGATCAACCGGATCCTGAACACGGAGCCGGAACTGGGCGCGCTGGAGGGAGAGCTGCGCGAACTGGTCGCGGCCTGCCTGTCGAAGGACCCGGCGCTGCGCCCAACCGCCGAGCAACTCGTCAACCGCCTGATGGGCACCGCCCCCACCACCCCGGTCCGGCGGCCGGCGCCCCTCACCGGTCCCGCGCCGGATCCCGGCCACATGTCCGCGGCGGCCATGTGGCAGAGCGGGCAACGCCAGGACGGACCGCCGGCGGGCGGGCCGGGAGACATCGCGCCAGGACAGAGCGGGCCGGGACACGGCGGGCCAGGACACGGCGGCTCCGGCCAGGACGGGTCCGGGCGGAGGAAGGCACGCGGCCCTGTGGGGCTCCTGCTCACCGGGGTGGCGGTCGTGGCCACGCTCGGCGTGGCCGCCGCCGGGACCGTGACGGTCCTCCAGAACGACGAGAAGACCGCGGTGGCGCGAGCCGGAGCGGCGTCCGCCGCGGCGGAGACCTCAAGGCCGGCCCCGGCATCCGTTACCGACGGTCCGCCCACGGCCGGCAAGAAGCCGCCCCTGCCTTCGGAGATCGGGGAGGACGCCGAAGAGGTCTCCCCGATCACGCCTCCCCCGTCCCGGCGGATCGCACGGCCGTCCTCCCGGCCGGCCGAGAACCCGAACAGCGATGCGGGAAAGCCGACGAGGGAGCCCACCAGGCCCCCCTCCCGTACTCCCAACCCGGCGGCCGGCACCGCCAAGCCCACCCCGTCGGCGAACCCGTCGGACCCGGACAACGCCATCAAGCCCTCATCGGCTTCCGAGCCGACGTCCAAGCCGACGCCCAAGCCCACCACCGCGCGACCGACGGCGAGACCCACCACCACCGTCAAGCCGAGCCCGAAGCCCACCCCCCAGAAGCCCAATCCCTACACGGCCACCGGCGTCTGCGGCAGCGGTTACAAGGTCGTCAACTCCAGGGCCCTGGGTGGTGTAGCGACGATCTACCTGCTCTACAACTCCGCCGCGGGCAAGAACTGTGTCGTCACCATGTCCAGGTACGTGGTCCCCGCCAAGGTCGCGATGAACGCGATACTCCAGGTGCAGGGCGGCTCCAGCGGGAGCAACCCCGGCAGGTTCACCGTCTACGCGGGCCCCGTACGCCTGTCCGCGGCCAAGAAGTGCGTCATCTGGGGAGGTTCACACGGGTCGCTGTCGTGGAAGAGCGGCTGGAGCCACTGCGGCTGA